From one Solanum lycopersicum chromosome 12, SLM_r2.1 genomic stretch:
- the LOC101254875 gene encoding IST1 domain-containing protein has translation MFDVIFGWRKATKCKNLIKRVKCRLKLLKNKRSCIVKQLKDDLGQLLRHGHYQIVFDRVDQLFMDDNMLVVYDLLENFCEFILINLPYIRRHKDCPNDINEAVSSLVFASTRLGNLPELPTIRKLFVQRYGKKFETSALELLPGNLVNHQIKQNLCIKSVSNEVKYKLVDEIARICFQKGPLLLEYRNESQHQQQVIGNKRREMRLKNSNIATEAHIVSIDCSSATDETSTDYLSAIEQTSIGSVHCLRNNEQERISNPVRCSDYSSQCTISSPKLVMKREFWRTNGFISGQTTDQLAYKDDVEEFESILSKDLNFQDQRLFMFRGPLFPLMLKMDTDHINVSISPLKKTRLIAMKDASFMTDDLEGCSFTFSSSAPAITRGQLYTRTRTMPVERPNDNLADNFLRSNSFPVIHKPSEESSLKSYVHPKLPDYDEIAAMFKALKKEKLQKKKC, from the exons ATGTTTGATGTAATTTTTGGATGGAGAAAAGCTACTAAATG TAAGAATTTGATTAAAAGAGTTAAATGCCGGCTTAAACTGTTGAAGAACAAGAGAAGTTGCATTGTTAAGCAATTGAAAGATGATTTAGGGCAACTACTTAGACATGGACATTACCAAATTGTCTTTGATAGG gTTGATCAACTATTTATGGATGACAATATGTTGGTAGTATATGATTTATTGGAGAATTTTTGTGAATTTATCCTCATTAATCTTCCATATATACGTAGACACAA AGATTGTCCAAATGACATCAATGAAGCAGTGTCAAGTCTCGTATTTGCATCTACGAGACTTGGCAATTTACCAGAGCTTCCTACGATAAGGAAGCTCTTCGTACAACGTTATGGGAAGAAATTCGAAACATCTGCACTTGAATTACTTCCTGGAAATCTTGTGAACCATCAG ATAAAACAGAACTTGTGTATAAAGTCTGTTTCAAATGAAGTGAAATATAAATTAGTGGATGAAATAGCAAGGATTTGCTTTCAAAAAGGACCTTTACTTCTTGAATACAGAAATGAATCACAACATCAACAACAG GTGATTGGTAACAAGAGAAGAGAAATGAGATTGAAGAATTCCAACATCGCGACAGAAGCACATATTGTATCGATTGATTGTTCATCTGCAACTGATGAAACTTCTACGGATTATTTATCAGCAATCGAGCAAACTTCTATAGGTTCAGTTCATTGTTTGAGGAACAATGAGCAGGAAAGAATATCAAATCCTGTTCGATGTAGTGATTATTCGTCTCAATGTACAATTTCTAGTCCTAAGCTTGTAATGAAAAGAGAGTTTTGGAGAACCAATGGCTTTATATCTGGACAAACGACAGATCAATTAGCTTATAAGGACGACGTTGAGGAGTTTGAGTCTATTCTAAGCAAAGACTTAAACTTTCAAGATCAGAGGCTTTTCATGTTCAGAGGACCTCTCTTTCCCTTAATGTTAAAGATGGATACTGATCATATCAATGTGAGTATTTCCCCTCTGAAAAAGACGAGACTTATCGCTATGAAGGATGCATCATTCATGACGGATGATTTGGAGGGTTGTTCGTTTACATTCTCATCATCAGCACCAGCAATAACTCGCGGACAACTTTATACGAGGACAAGGACTATGCCAGTTGAAAGGCCTAATGATAACCTCGCGGACAACTTTCTTCGATCAAATTCTTTTCCAGTAATTCACAAGCCTAGTGAAGAATCGTCGTTGAAAAGCTATGTCCATCCTAAGCTCCCGGATTACGATGAAATTGCAGCTATGTTCAAGGCTCTCAAGAAAGAAAAACTGCAAAAGAAAAAATGCTAG
- the LOC101254875 gene encoding IST1 domain-containing protein isoform X1, translating to MFDVIFGWRKATKCKNLIKRVKCRLKLLKNKRSCIVKQLKDDLGQLLRHGHYQIVFDRVDQLFMDDNMLVVYDLLENFCEFILINLPYIRRHKDCPNDINEAVSSLVFASTRLGNLPELPTIRKLFVQRYGKKFETSALELLPGNLVNHQVIGNKRREMRLKNSNIATEAHIVSIDCSSATDETSTDYLSAIEQTSIGSVHCLRNNEQERISNPVRCSDYSSQCTISSPKLVMKREFWRTNGFISGQTTDQLAYKDDVEEFESILSKDLNFQDQRLFMFRGPLFPLMLKMDTDHINVSISPLKKTRLIAMKDASFMTDDLEGCSFTFSSSAPAITRGQLYTRTRTMPVERPNDNLADNFLRSNSFPVIHKPSEESSLKSYVHPKLPDYDEIAAMFKALKKEKLQKKKC from the exons ATGTTTGATGTAATTTTTGGATGGAGAAAAGCTACTAAATG TAAGAATTTGATTAAAAGAGTTAAATGCCGGCTTAAACTGTTGAAGAACAAGAGAAGTTGCATTGTTAAGCAATTGAAAGATGATTTAGGGCAACTACTTAGACATGGACATTACCAAATTGTCTTTGATAGG gTTGATCAACTATTTATGGATGACAATATGTTGGTAGTATATGATTTATTGGAGAATTTTTGTGAATTTATCCTCATTAATCTTCCATATATACGTAGACACAA AGATTGTCCAAATGACATCAATGAAGCAGTGTCAAGTCTCGTATTTGCATCTACGAGACTTGGCAATTTACCAGAGCTTCCTACGATAAGGAAGCTCTTCGTACAACGTTATGGGAAGAAATTCGAAACATCTGCACTTGAATTACTTCCTGGAAATCTTGTGAACCATCAG GTGATTGGTAACAAGAGAAGAGAAATGAGATTGAAGAATTCCAACATCGCGACAGAAGCACATATTGTATCGATTGATTGTTCATCTGCAACTGATGAAACTTCTACGGATTATTTATCAGCAATCGAGCAAACTTCTATAGGTTCAGTTCATTGTTTGAGGAACAATGAGCAGGAAAGAATATCAAATCCTGTTCGATGTAGTGATTATTCGTCTCAATGTACAATTTCTAGTCCTAAGCTTGTAATGAAAAGAGAGTTTTGGAGAACCAATGGCTTTATATCTGGACAAACGACAGATCAATTAGCTTATAAGGACGACGTTGAGGAGTTTGAGTCTATTCTAAGCAAAGACTTAAACTTTCAAGATCAGAGGCTTTTCATGTTCAGAGGACCTCTCTTTCCCTTAATGTTAAAGATGGATACTGATCATATCAATGTGAGTATTTCCCCTCTGAAAAAGACGAGACTTATCGCTATGAAGGATGCATCATTCATGACGGATGATTTGGAGGGTTGTTCGTTTACATTCTCATCATCAGCACCAGCAATAACTCGCGGACAACTTTATACGAGGACAAGGACTATGCCAGTTGAAAGGCCTAATGATAACCTCGCGGACAACTTTCTTCGATCAAATTCTTTTCCAGTAATTCACAAGCCTAGTGAAGAATCGTCGTTGAAAAGCTATGTCCATCCTAAGCTCCCGGATTACGATGAAATTGCAGCTATGTTCAAGGCTCTCAAGAAAGAAAAACTGCAAAAGAAAAAATGCTAG
- the LOC101255172 gene encoding uncharacterized protein: MEKGSMQSNLESFLGSTTPLVASQFLAKSEIRNLNKLWHPKEREEIEYFTLSDLWNCFDEWSAYGAGVPIRLDSGETLVQYYVPYLSAIQIFTSSSSVSILREETESAWEMRDSCSDSFSEESESEKLSRSDGGSSEEGLFEQDNQLQMNNRLGYLYYQYFERSSPYGRVPLVDKISSLAERHPGLMSLRSVDLSPASWMSVAWYPIYHIPMGRTIKDLSTCFLTFHTLSSSFQDMDLEDNTEKGIRKRNEGEAIPLPPFGLGTYKMQGNVWISDRSGRDQERMVSLLSVADSWLKQLGVQHHDFNYFLGIRHG, encoded by the exons ATGGAGAAAGGCTCAATGCAATCAAATCTTGAGTCTTTTTTGGGTTCTACAACACCATTAGTTGCATCACAGTTCCTTGCCaag AGTGAAATTAGAAACCTTAATAAGCTTTGGCATCCTAAAGAAAGAGAGGAAATTGAATACTTCACATTGTCTGATCTTTGGAATTGTTTTGATGAATGGAGTGCTTATGGTGCTGGAGTTCCAATCAGATTAGATTCTGGTGAAACTTTAGTTCAATATTATGTGCCTTATCTTTCAGCAATTCAAATTTTCACCAGCAGTTCATCTGTAAGCATTTTAAG GGAGGAGACTGAGTCTGCGTGGGAAATGAGGGATTCTTGCAGTGATTCGTTCAGTGAAGAGAGTGAGAGTGAAAAGCTTTCGAGATCGGATGGGGGTTCATCGGAGGAAGGTTTATTTGAGCAAGATAATCAGTTACAAATGAATAATAGATTGGGTTACCTTTATTATCAATACTTTGAAAGATCTTCTCCATATGGAAGAGTACCTCTGGTGGATAAG ATTAGTAGCTTAGCTGAAAGACACCCCGGATTAATGTCATTGAGAAGCGTAGATCTTTCACCAGCTAGTTGGATGTCAGTTGCTTG GTACCCGATATATCACATTCCCATGGGAAGAACCATTAAGGACTTGTCGACCTGCTTTCTCACATTCCAcaccctttcttcttcttttcaag ATATGGACCTTGAAGATAACACAGAGAAAGGTATTAGGAAACGTAACGAAGGGGAAGCAATCCCACTTCCACCTTTCGGTTTGGGAACTTACAAGATGCAGGGTAATGTTTGGATTTCAGACAGAAGTGGGAGGGACCAAGAGAGGATGGTGTCACTATTAAGCGTGGCCGACTCTTGGCTAAAGCAATTAGGGGTCCAGCACCATGACTTTAACTACTTCTTGGGCATTCGTCATGGCTAA
- the LOC101254570 gene encoding polyol/monosaccharide transporter 3 (The RefSeq protein has 2 substitutions compared to this genomic sequence), with protein sequence MGMTGVQENGHGEMGMSDFPLGSKNKYKRMDSVFTDDDDQYQLEKRKKSTRKYVFGCAVFASLNNVLLGYDVGVMSGAILFIQQDLKITEVQQEVLVGVLSIISLIGSLAGGRTSDAIGRKWTMGFAAVIFQIGAAVMTIAPSFEILMVGRILAGVGIGFGVMIAPVYIAEISPTIARGSLTSFPEIFINLGILLGYVSNYAFSGLSAHISWRVMLAVGILPSVFIGVALFIIPESPRWLVLQNRVEEARLVLMKTNENDSEVEERLAEIQQAAGTADTDKPVWRELLSPSPALRRMLIAGIGIQCFQQITGIDATVYYSPTIFKAAGIEDESKLLAATVAVGVSKTAFILIAIILIDKVGRKPLLYVSTIGMTTCLLGVGITLLLMEEGSISIALAILFVCGNVAFFSVGIGPVCWVLTSEIFPLRLRAQASGLGAVGNRMCSGLVAMSFLSVSRAITVGGTFLIFSVISALSVAFVYKHVPETKGKSLEQIELLFQDEYTFQGGEVQLEDVEHLVQK encoded by the exons ATGGGTATGACAGGTGTCCAGGAAAATGGACATGGGGAAATGGGTATGTCAGATTTTCCATTGGGGAGCAAGAACAAGTATAAAAGAATGGATTCTGTGTTTACAGATGATGATGATCAGTATCAGTTggaaaagaggaagaagagtacTAGAAAATATGTTTTTGGTTGTGCTGTTTTTGCTTCACTTAACAATGTCCTCCTTGGTTATG ATGTAGGTGTCATGAGTGGAGCAATCTTATTCATTCAACAAGATTTGAAAATTACAGAAGTTCAACAAGAAGTTCTTGTCGGTGTTTTGAGCATAATTTCACTTATAGGTAGCTTAGCTGGTGGAAGAACATCAGATGCGATTGGTAGAAAGTGGACGATGGGGTTCGCTGCTGTTATTTTTCAAATAGGTGCAGCTGTAATGACTATTGCTCCTTCGTTCGAAATACTAATGGTAGGAAGGATTTTAGCTGGTGTTGGCATAGGCTTTGGCGTCATGATTGCACCCGTCTATATAGCTGAGATATCACCAACTATTGCTAGAGGCTCACTCACATCATTTCCTGAGATTTTTATCAATCTAGGCATTTTACTTGGCTATGTATCAAATTATGCATTCTCCGGTCTTTCAGCACATATAAGCTGGCGGGTAATGCTTGCTGTTGGAATTCTTCCTTCAGTCTTTATTGGAGTAGCTCTCTTCATCATCCCGGAGTCACCAAGGTGGTTGGTTTTGCAGAACCGAGTAGAAGAAGCAAGGTTGGTTCTTatgaaaacaaatgaaaatgatTCGGAAGTTGAGGAGAGACTAGCCGAGATACAACAAGCTGCTGGAACCGCAGACACAGACAAACCTGTCTGGCGTGAATTGTTAAGCCCCTCTCCTGCTCTACGTAGGATGCTGATCACAGGTATTGGAATTCAATGTTTCCAACAGATTACCGGAATTGATGCAACTGTTTACTACAGTCCCACAATTTTTAAAGCAGCTGGTATTGAGGATGAATCAAAGCTTCTGGCTGCTACAGTTGCTGTGGGAGTCAGCAAGACAGCATTTATATTAATAGCCATCATTCTCATTGACAAAGTCGGACGAAAGCCACTGCTCTATGTGAGCACAATTGGTATGACTACATGTTTGTTAGGTGTGGGGATCACTCTACTTTTAATGAAAGAAGGATCAATCAGCATCGCGCTAGCCATACTATTCGTTTGTGGGAACGTAGCATTCTTCTCAGTGGGGATTGGACCTGTCTGTTGGGTTTTAACATCAGAAATCTTTCCCTTACGACTTCGAGCTCAAGCATCAGGGCTCGGAGCAGTAGGTAATAGAATGTGCAGTGGGCTGGTCGCGATGTCTTTTCTCTCTGTTTCCCGTGCAATAACAGTTGGTGGAACCTTCCTAATCTTTTCAGTAATCTCCGCACTGTCTGTTGCATTCGTGTATAAACACGTTCCAGAAACGAAAGGCAAATCGTTGGAGCAGATAGAGTTGTTGTTCCAGGATGAATACACATTTCAAGGAGGTGAAGTGCAACTTGAAGATGTTGAACATCTAGTGCAGAAGTGA
- the LOC104644846 gene encoding protein EPIDERMAL PATTERNING FACTOR 1 has translation MYTMRSFKYIAIMIIVFLVFLPIVMNARQIPKINSYERHMVMAKRAYTLQVAGSRLPDCSHACGSCKPCRLVMVSFVCSSLEEAETCPVAYKCMCHNKSYPVP, from the exons aTGTATACAATGAGGAGTTTCAAGTATATTGCAATTATGATcattgtttttcttgttttcctTCCAATTGTCATGAATGCAAGGCAAATTCCCAAGATTAACTCAT atgaaaGACATATGGTCATGGCAAAAAGAGCATATACATTGCAAGTAGCAGGATCAAGATTACCAGATTGTTCTCATGCATGTGGATCATGTAAACCTTGTAGATTAGTGATGGTTAGTTTTGTTTGTTCATCATTAGAAGAAGCTGAGACTTGTCCTGTTGCTTACAAATGTATGTGCCATAACAAATCATACCCtgtaccttaa